In one uncultured Methanobrevibacter sp. genomic region, the following are encoded:
- a CDS encoding DUF4012 domain-containing protein, translating into MNRTKKLIIAILVIVLIGLIAVIFGALFSGPDLSSETKNILVLASDKEEQSNGGVDMAFMIRLENGSLKNYTPVYPGGMTHPTQPAPGGLGGNMFLHDCLWDGVGQGMEYAKEIVEANTGMKSDAVVVVYDVAVDDIIDSVRPLKVDGEVTNLSATEIIRQNDAYQGYPGNENVQGNMSRGDSVMVLVKALANASKDPDKKNTMVQTALKEYSNGNIIMKPEGSFTRLLASRGFESLTG; encoded by the coding sequence ATGAATAGGACAAAAAAATTAATCATAGCTATTCTTGTTATCGTTCTTATTGGATTAATAGCAGTAATCTTTGGAGCGTTATTCAGCGGTCCAGATTTATCAAGTGAAACCAAGAACATACTAGTATTAGCTTCTGATAAAGAAGAACAATCCAACGGTGGAGTGGACATGGCATTTATGATTCGTTTAGAAAACGGATCTTTGAAAAACTATACTCCAGTATACCCTGGAGGAATGACACATCCTACACAGCCCGCCCCAGGAGGTCTGGGAGGTAACATGTTCCTACACGATTGTCTGTGGGATGGAGTAGGTCAAGGTATGGAGTATGCTAAAGAGATAGTTGAAGCTAATACCGGAATGAAATCAGATGCTGTCGTGGTTGTTTATGATGTTGCAGTAGATGATATCATAGATTCTGTTCGTCCACTTAAAGTAGATGGTGAAGTAACAAACCTTTCTGCTACTGAAATTATTCGTCAAAACGACGCGTACCAAGGTTATCCAGGTAATGAAAATGTTCAAGGAAACATGTCAAGAGGAGATTCCGTAATGGTATTAGTTAAAGCACTTGCTAATGCTTCCAAAGATCCTGATAAGAAAAATACCATGGTACAAACTGCACTAAAAGAGTATTCTAACGGAAACATCATTATGAAACCAGAAGGCTCATTCACTAGATTACTTGCTTCAAGAGGATTTGAAAGTTTAACAGGATAA
- a CDS encoding M48 family metallopeptidase: MAKDDRSAINPLTGKSHFDIINDDKFLQDSYNEYYAMVNQSQLLDNTSQGQLVRNVAIRLIQAVENYLAQIGRSDYTEDYYDWDFHLIADNAVNAFCMPGGKIVMFSGILSVADSEEKVAFILGHEMAHALLDHARTRISAQNAQNTITSAAWFGSFALDLVGLGGVGDLTRAATNVASIGSQFFLMNPWGRDQELEADKLGMMIIHWAGYDISRIPDFW; encoded by the coding sequence ATGGCAAAGGATGACAGGAGCGCTATAAACCCACTTACTGGAAAATCCCATTTTGATATAATTAATGACGATAAGTTTTTGCAGGATTCATATAATGAGTATTATGCTATGGTCAATCAGTCACAGCTTCTTGACAACACATCTCAAGGTCAATTGGTTAGAAACGTTGCCATAAGATTGATTCAGGCGGTTGAAAACTATTTGGCTCAAATAGGCAGAAGTGATTATACTGAGGATTATTATGACTGGGACTTTCATTTGATTGCAGACAATGCGGTGAATGCATTCTGTATGCCTGGTGGTAAAATTGTCATGTTTTCAGGTATTTTATCCGTTGCAGATAGTGAAGAGAAAGTAGCATTTATTTTAGGTCATGAAATGGCTCATGCACTGCTTGACCATGCCCGAACTAGAATCAGTGCTCAAAATGCTCAAAATACTATTACTTCGGCTGCATGGTTTGGTAGTTTCGCTCTTGATCTTGTAGGTTTGGGCGGAGTCGGTGACCTTACAAGGGCTGCAACCAATGTTGCAAGTATAGGGTCTCAATTTTTCCTGATGAATCCATGGGGAAGAGACCAGGAATTGGAAGCGGACAAGCTTGGAATGATGATAATCCATTGGGCAGGCTATGATATTTCTCGAATTCCTGATTTTTGGTAG
- a CDS encoding zinc ribbon domain-containing protein: MAGGNPNDHDFFSTHPSDSKRIAVMNELIVEIENQKDFYSNPVLSEVPTPKDEFKQSNFASGNKKYCQNCGTVADLSDRFCTNCGAKFEVELKCPNCGASVGSDDSFCTNCGIKLH; this comes from the coding sequence ATGGCTGGAGGAAATCCAAATGATCATGATTTTTTCTCAACACATCCTTCAGACAGCAAAAGAATTGCAGTCATGAATGAATTGATTGTGGAAATTGAAAATCAAAAGGATTTTTATTCAAATCCTGTTTTAAGTGAGGTTCCAACTCCAAAAGATGAATTCAAACAGTCTAATTTTGCAAGCGGAAATAAGAAATATTGTCAAAATTGCGGCACTGTTGCCGATTTAAGTGACAGATTCTGCACAAATTGTGGTGCTAAATTTGAAGTTGAATTAAAATGTCCTAATTGTGGTGCTTCAGTCGGTAGTGATGATTCATTCTGCACTAATTGTGGAATTAAGCTTCATTAA
- a CDS encoding vWA domain-containing protein encodes MKDLPQNQDLDLIFVIDKSGSMWGSEKDTMGGFNAFIEKEKNKEFNTKVTTILFNDGYEVLYERKAIEDVGELTSKEYYVGGSTALLDAIGRTITSLNSKIENKVLFVVMTDGMENSSIEYSKKQIKNMISSHSWEFIFIGADIDSYGEAGSIGFKKSRIANYEKSNAGINDAYYSVACAADSMRKNMDLDDANWDAELRKYD; translated from the coding sequence ATGAAGGATTTACCTCAAAATCAGGACTTGGATTTGATTTTTGTAATAGATAAAAGTGGATCAATGTGGGGGTCTGAAAAAGACACCATGGGTGGCTTCAATGCTTTCATTGAAAAAGAAAAGAACAAGGAATTTAATACTAAAGTAACTACAATCCTTTTCAATGATGGATATGAAGTATTATATGAAAGAAAAGCAATTGAAGATGTTGGTGAATTAACATCCAAAGAATACTATGTTGGAGGTTCAACAGCTCTTTTGGATGCGATTGGAAGGACAATTACATCACTTAACAGCAAAATTGAAAATAAGGTATTGTTTGTTGTCATGACTGACGGTATGGAAAATTCCTCCATTGAATATTCCAAAAAGCAAATTAAAAACATGATTTCAAGTCATAGTTGGGAATTTATTTTCATTGGTGCTGATATTGACTCTTATGGCGAAGCGGGTTCAATCGGATTTAAAAAATCCAGAATTGCAAACTATGAGAAATCTAATGCTGGAATTAATGATGCATATTATTCAGTTGCTTGCGCTGCAGATTCTATGAGAAAAAATATGGATTTAGATGATGCCAATTGGGATGCTGAATTAAGAAAGTATGATTAG
- the queC gene encoding 7-cyano-7-deazaguanine synthase QueC — translation MKKAISVLSGGLDCTVATSVYSKDYEIHAITFNYGQKSFKRELQASKEICENMGFKHYVINLPWLAQISTSSLNTNEDIPEIKENELDNLEKSQETAKSVWVPARNMVFTSIATSFAESIGAEIIIVGWDAEEAATFPDNSKEFMDAFNELISIGSPENIKIEAPAIDLNKEEIVKLGVEVGAPMELSYSCYAGRDKHCGICESCMRRKRAFKKLKIKDLTEYEK, via the coding sequence ATGAAAAAAGCGATTTCAGTTTTATCCGGAGGACTTGACTGTACTGTTGCAACAAGCGTTTATTCAAAGGACTATGAAATCCATGCAATTACATTCAATTACGGTCAAAAAAGTTTTAAAAGAGAACTGCAAGCATCAAAAGAAATTTGCGAAAATATGGGCTTTAAGCATTACGTAATTAATCTTCCATGGCTTGCTCAAATCAGCACATCCAGTTTGAATACTAATGAGGACATTCCAGAAATTAAAGAAAATGAATTGGACAATCTGGAAAAAAGCCAAGAGACTGCAAAAAGCGTCTGGGTTCCTGCAAGAAATATGGTGTTTACATCAATTGCAACATCATTTGCTGAAAGCATTGGCGCTGAAATAATCATTGTGGGCTGGGATGCAGAAGAAGCTGCAACATTTCCAGATAACTCAAAAGAATTTATGGATGCATTCAATGAGTTAATAAGCATTGGTTCGCCTGAAAATATAAAAATTGAAGCACCAGCCATTGATTTGAATAAAGAGGAAATTGTTAAGTTAGGTGTTGAAGTTGGTGCTCCAATGGAATTAAGCTATTCATGTTATGCAGGTAGAGACAAACATTGTGGCATTTGCGAAAGTTGTATGAGGCGGAAACGAGCATTTAAAAAATTAAAAATTAAAGATTTAACCGAATATGAAAAATGA
- the larC gene encoding nickel pincer cofactor biosynthesis protein LarC, with protein MTIIIDPQSSGIAGNMIIGALVDLGANKDELKEIMEKSAEAFGKVKVSFNKISKHGIDSTFCHVEMIEHQPPVNYPEFIEKIESLDIDEKVKETSINVFERIAKAESKVHGKTLQTVHFHEVGASDAVADVIGSIYAYYSLNLNQQKIIGLPIAVGGGRVKTAHGTIPVPAPAVLEILKDANIVGGPVDSELATPTGSAIYAEICDEISEFIPPVKPKKIAYGAGKKDFDHPNILRIIETSDISEKDTIDVIETNLDHLTGEEIGYLFDNLLDNGASDVSITPIIMKKNRQGSLLKVISKRKNRNQLVNVIFKETGSLGIRIAPNLHRGIAKREFVKKEFEINGEIFEVTFKNGYVNGEIISSRAEYEDLKKIAQKTGLPLIKVKEMIR; from the coding sequence ATGACAATTATTATTGACCCCCAATCCAGCGGAATTGCTGGAAATATGATTATAGGTGCTTTGGTTGACTTAGGTGCAAATAAAGATGAGCTAAAGGAAATAATGGAAAAATCAGCTGAAGCATTCGGTAAAGTGAAAGTATCATTCAATAAAATCTCAAAACATGGAATTGATTCGACATTCTGCCATGTGGAAATGATTGAACATCAACCTCCAGTCAATTATCCTGAATTCATTGAAAAAATTGAAAGCTTGGACATAGATGAAAAAGTTAAAGAAACTTCAATAAATGTTTTTGAAAGAATAGCTAAAGCCGAATCAAAAGTTCATGGAAAAACATTGCAGACAGTACATTTTCATGAAGTCGGTGCAAGTGATGCAGTAGCAGACGTAATTGGGTCAATATATGCTTATTATTCACTTAATTTAAATCAGCAAAAAATAATCGGCCTTCCAATAGCTGTTGGCGGAGGTAGAGTAAAAACTGCCCATGGAACAATACCTGTTCCGGCACCTGCCGTTTTAGAAATCCTAAAAGATGCAAATATTGTTGGAGGACCAGTGGACAGCGAACTTGCAACACCTACAGGCAGTGCGATTTATGCTGAAATTTGCGATGAAATAAGCGAATTCATTCCACCAGTCAAACCTAAAAAAATAGCTTACGGTGCAGGCAAAAAGGATTTTGACCATCCAAACATTTTAAGGATTATAGAAACATCAGACATATCCGAAAAGGATACTATAGATGTTATTGAAACGAATCTGGACCATTTAACCGGTGAAGAAATTGGATATTTATTTGACAATCTCCTGGATAACGGAGCAAGCGACGTGTCAATCACACCAATAATCATGAAGAAAAACCGCCAAGGAAGTCTTTTAAAAGTAATTTCAAAAAGAAAAAATAGAAATCAACTTGTAAATGTAATTTTTAAAGAAACCGGAAGTTTAGGAATTAGAATCGCTCCAAATTTACACAGAGGAATAGCAAAAAGAGAATTTGTTAAAAAAGAGTTTGAGATAAATGGCGAAATATTTGAAGTCACATTTAAAAACGGCTATGTTAACGGCGAGATTATTTCATCAAGAGCAGAATATGAAGATTTGAAAAAAATCGCACAAAAGACTGGCCTTCCATTAATAAAGGTAAAAGAGATGATAAGATGA